Genomic segment of Sinorhizobium meliloti:
TCCGTCGGAACGTCTGCAGCAGGCCAGTGGCTGCGCCAGGTGAATCTCGGCGGGTTATCGCGAAGCCAGGGGTCGAGTTGGGCCGCGTGGTGCACATGGCGCTCGATTTCAGCCTTCACCGCCTCGGGGTCTTCTTGCGGCGCGTACCAGGCGAGGTATCCGACATAGGCGTGGTCGGCCATGTAGCCGACGCTCGGAACACCGACATCGCCGTGGAACACGCCCGGCACGAGCGAAAACAGCCCCGGCGGAAAGGCCGGATGGCGTTTGCTGATACCCCACTCCTGTTCGAGATCCTGTAGCGCTTGCACGACCTTGATCAGTTTCTCGACGGCGTTGACGCCGGCGCTCGAGCCTTCGCCGCCGGCGCGGATAGCGGCCCCGCGGTTGCCGGCATGGGTGCCATGACCCTTGACCGAAATTTCAAGGTTGAAGTTGCCGGCCGAGACGGGAGCGATCGTCAGCGGCTCGGGTTGGGAGGAGGGTTCGGCAACGATGGCCGCATCGGCCCGGAAGCCGGCCTTGATCACGGCTGTCGTGCCGTTTTCGTGGTCCATCGTCTCTTCGCCGACGACGGCATGGACCTGCAGGTCGCCCTTCAGCAGGACGCCGGCCTCCTTGAGCGCCGCGATGGCGAGACAGGCAGCGGCAAGGCCGCCCTTCATGTCGGTGGACCCGAGAGCGAAGAGCTCCTCTCCGCGCCGTACCGGCTTCCACGGATCTCCGGAAATCCAGGCTTCGGGCTTGAACGGAGCGACCGTGTCGACATGGCCGTTGAAGAGCAGGGAGCGCCCGCCGCCGGTGCCCTTCAATACTGCCGCCAGATTGACCCGCTGCGGATCGACTGCGATGTCATGGAGTTCGAAGCCGAGGTTGAAGAGATAGGCGCCGATGAGGCGCGTACAGGCCGTCTCTCCGCCGATCACGGTTTCACGGGCAATGCCGGGAAAGCCCGGATTGATGCTGTTGACCGACACAAGCTGCTCAAGAAGGTGCTCCGCGCCGGGGGCGAGGCGAGCAATCGCGTCGTCGATGCGTTCAGAAAGTGCAGAAGCCTGCACGCCTATTTTGGGTGAGTGCATATCCGGTCCCAAGTTTTCGTTCCCGCAGGCCGTTTCTTGTTCTCGGCCGGCGCCAGGAGGCTTGCCGGCCGCTCGCCCTAGGCGCGGTCCTGTCGAATGAAAAATTGCGCAATTGTCAGACATCTGTCAACAAAAAATATGAGCGACCGATCTCAGGAACGCGCAAACGGGCGCTGCGTTAAGCCGGCCGGGCCTGAGTCGGCTGCAACGGCAAGTGATTTATTCGGGCGGAGACGAAAGCTCATGTGCATGTCAGTTGTCTTACAACAAGGTGATTTGAGGCCGCGCCTTTATGAGGAGAGGCGATGGTCATAGCTTTTTTTGTTCTGGCGCCGGAACCAACCTGGTCTTCGCGTGTTTCTCCTCCGGCTGACCGCGAGCGTCGGCCGGCTTGGGCTTTGCCCGGCCGCGGGAGGAGTTTCAAACACGATGAGCAAGCACACGGTGGAGTTTGCCGGCGAGGCTGTCGGTGCGCTGATTCCGGAGAACGGCCGATTGCGGTTCATGGCCGTGAAATTCAGCGTCTGGTCCCTGGAAGGCCAGTTGTTCGCGACGCCGGACGAAGCCCGTAAGGCCGTTGCTGTCATTCATGGCCTGAAGGAGGGTAGGTCGGTCTTCGACAACCGTCCGCTCCCCTTGGGCGGGTATCAGACAACCCCAATTTCCGAACTGCGCTGATCGGGCGGCCATTGGCGGCTCCGATCAGCGTTCGCGCACATCGACCCGGTCTCGTAGCCGGTCTTCTTCTCCTGGATCTTCATTCTTCTGCGACGTAGCGTCCGTGTCGAAGAACTCGTCCGGCGCCTTCCACTGCAACGCCACCTCCAGCCGGCCGAGGACAAAGAGCACGACGAGGCTCGCAATGGCGGCGAAGGCCGCTATCAGCCAGAAGCCGAACCCAACTCCGAGACCGACGGCGCCGGCAAGCCACATGCCTGCGCCGGTCGTCAGGCCCTTCACCTCACCCTTCGAAAAGACGATCATGCCGGCGGCGAGAAAGGCCACTCCCGCGGTTACGGCTTCCACGACGCGAATGGGATCGATGCGCACCTCGGGGCCGGAAAGGCTTTTCATGTGCACGCTTTCGATGGCGACCACCGCGAAGATCGCGGAGGCGAGGCTGACGAGAATGTGGGTCCTGAGCCCGGCCGGCCGCTGCCGCTTTTCACGCTCGACGCCGATCATCGCGCCGAGCAGGATGGCGCCGAAGAGCCGCGCGAATATCACTGAGTAAGGTGTTTGGGTATCGACAAGGATGTCGTTAAAGACTTCGTTCATGAAAGACGAACGCGCTCCGTCACTCGACCGCTCGGGGCGGATCTGATTGCAGAAGTGCGGGACGGCGCGGCAAACCGCGTCATCCCGCTCGACTTCATCCCGCCCGACAAGGGGCGTTCGTCGATCTACTGCGCAG
This window contains:
- a CDS encoding M20 family metallopeptidase, which produces MHSPKIGVQASALSERIDDAIARLAPGAEHLLEQLVSVNSINPGFPGIARETVIGGETACTRLIGAYLFNLGFELHDIAVDPQRVNLAAVLKGTGGGRSLLFNGHVDTVAPFKPEAWISGDPWKPVRRGEELFALGSTDMKGGLAAACLAIAALKEAGVLLKGDLQVHAVVGEETMDHENGTTAVIKAGFRADAAIVAEPSSQPEPLTIAPVSAGNFNLEISVKGHGTHAGNRGAAIRAGGEGSSAGVNAVEKLIKVVQALQDLEQEWGISKRHPAFPPGLFSLVPGVFHGDVGVPSVGYMADHAYVGYLAWYAPQEDPEAVKAEIERHVHHAAQLDPWLRDNPPRFTWRSHWPAADVPTDHPLVDVLVEARSAVLGALPPGRAKTASFNAVSDASFLQAQGIPAIVLGPGNIRYAHAVDERINMREWRECARIYARAIVEWCGLAN
- a CDS encoding MgtC/SapB family protein, which encodes MNEVFNDILVDTQTPYSVIFARLFGAILLGAMIGVEREKRQRPAGLRTHILVSLASAIFAVVAIESVHMKSLSGPEVRIDPIRVVEAVTAGVAFLAAGMIVFSKGEVKGLTTGAGMWLAGAVGLGVGFGFWLIAAFAAIASLVVLFVLGRLEVALQWKAPDEFFDTDATSQKNEDPGEEDRLRDRVDVRER